CTATGCTGGGCTTCCGGGGAGCTTCCCGTTACTATCATCCAGCCTACCGGCCTGCGTTTGCATTGGAGTGTGCCGCCGTACGCCGTGTGCGGGAAGACATGGGGCTGACGAATGTGAAGGTAATGATCCCATTCTGTCGCACCGTGGAAGAGGGAAAAAAGGTACTGGCAGTAATGCAGGAATGTGGGTTAAAGAGAGGCGACAACGGACTGGAAGTATACGTGATGGCGGAGATACCTTCCAACGTGCTGCTGGCAGAAAAGTTCGCCGGTATTTTCGATGGGTTTTCCATCGGTTCAAATGATCTTACACAGCTGACACTCGGAATAGACCGGGATGCGGCGATGGTCGCAGGGCTTTTCAACGAGGAAGATCCGGCGGTGGAAGTGATGCTGAAGCACGTCATTAAAAAGGCAAATAAGATGAAACGGCATATCGGACTGTGTGGTCAGGCTGCAAGCGACCTGCCTGCTTTTGCCGGTCTGTTGGTGAGAAGCGGTATCAATAGTATTTCTTTCAATCCGGACGCGGCGCTGAAAGGTATTCATAACATCGTTGAAGCGGAGCAGCGTCTCAGCAAAGACCTGCTGTTGCTCTGACAAATAGCTGATCCCGGGGCGAGTTGTTTAATTGGAGAGATCTGCAAGTTTCCGGGCGTTCGTGACATAAATGAAACCTTCTTTGATATCGAGGAGTTTCTCATTTCTGAAGTCGCCTACTGTTCTTATCAGGGACTCCTTGGCAACGCCGGCAACGGCTGCCAGGTTTTCCCTGCTGATGTCAATACCGAATCCATCTATGCCGGAAGGGTTATATTTTCTGCAGACGCTGAGGATCGCGTCTGCTACTTTCTTACGCAATGAATTATAGGCAATGCCCAGGAGCAGTGTTTCCTTCTCTGCAATATTATTGGCAAGTAATTTAATAAAGCGCTGCACTACCTGTGGGTTTGAGCCTGTCAGCTCGTCGAAGTCCTTCCGGGGTATAATGGCGAGTTCCGTATCGTCCATTGTTTCGGCATTTTCTTTATAGGTCGTATCTTCCAGCAGCGGCGCATAACCAAAGAAGTCGCCGGTGCTGTAGAGGCCTGTTATGAGTTCTTTTCCTTCATCATTTCTTTTATAGGCTTTCACTTTTCCCTTAATGATATAAAACAGGCAGGACGGATGATTGCCTTCCTGGTACACGCACTGTTTCTTTTTGTGCTTCATGATATTGCGACCTTCTTTCAGGGCGCTAATGGACTGCTCTGCAGATACCATATTGAGCAGGGAGTCTACGCCGTTAATGCCCTGCAGAGAGGTTTCTTTCAGGGTGGCTGCTTTTTTCAGTCTGCTTTCTATGGAATTGAGTAATTCTACCGGGTCAAAGGGCTTGGTGATGTAATCGTCTGCTCCCATGTCCATTCCTTTCCGGATATCGGACCGTTCTGTCCGCGCGGTAAGAAAGATGAAAGGGACCGTTCTGAGGTCCGGCTTTTTGCCAATCAGGTGCAGGACCCCGAATCCATCCAGTCCCGGCATGGTCAGATCGCAGATAATTAGTTCGGGTTTGTGCGCTTCCGCCAGTTGCACTCCGGATTTCCCATCCGCAGCGGTCAGTACTTTATAGTTGGCAAGCTCCAGTATCTCAGCGGTGTTCTCCCTTACGTCAGCATTATCCTCGATGAGTAAAATCGTAGTCATGTGCTTTTTTTTAACGGATGTTATATGGAGTATTAATATAATGTAGCGTTGTTGCAGTGCGGCTTATATGACGTGTTATTCAAATATACGTAAAAAAGTGAAAATTTTGAATAATTGTGCCAGATCATCATTTACTGCCAGGACAGTGATGACGATCACTATAATGCTTGAGGAACATCATTTGTTGTTTTTTATCCGGGGAGTAATTTAGTACTGTTAAATATTCATTTTACCAGCAATAAAAACAAGGAGGTAATTATGTCTACGAATTTAGCAAAAACAAGCCCACTGTTCCCCGCATTTTTTGACGATATGTTTAAACCCTGGAAAGATCTTTTTGATACCAATGGTGGCCGCTCATGGACAGCGACCGTACCCGCCGTCAATGTAACGGAAGAGAAGGATGCCTTTAAGCTGTCACTGGCCGCTCCGGGTATGCGCAAAGAAGACTTCAATGTGGATGTGGAGGGAGATATGCTCACTATCAGTGCTGAAAAGGAAGAAAAGAAGGAATCCAGCGACGAGAAGGTGAGCAGGGAGGAATATAATTACTCCAGCTTTAGCCGTAGTTTCCGTCTTCCTGAGACGGTAAAGCGGGATAGTATTGGCGCCCTCTATCAGGATGGCGTGTTGAAAGTCACGCTGCCTAAAAAAGAAGAGGCCCGTAAAAACGGAGAGACAAAGAAAATTGATGTGCATTGACTGTTTATCCGCCGGAATTCTTTCCGGAGGTGTTTTCATCATAGAAAAAAGATAGCGATTACGGTCGCTATCTTTTTTATTTATACCTAAAAACCCGGAATTATGGATGAGTGATGAACAGCGGACCTTTCATTTTCTTCAGGATATTATCGGCACTGCTATCATCAAAGAAGCGGGACAGTTTGCTTCTTCCATATGCGCCAAAAGTGCTGATATAGTCTGACTTGTTTTCGAGGTAGGCCGCCAGTATATCGTCCGCAGGACCGGAAAAGATCTTGAACTCTACCTTATTACTGTAGCCTGCAAGATATTCTCTCAGCAGGTCCTCGTGCGGCATGGTACTATGTCCTTTTTCACATACATACACAACGCTGCAGTCCTTTGCTACCAGTGCAGGGAAGATGGCCGTAAATGCCCTGATGGCATACATGGATGAATAGGTGCCGTTATAGGAGAACACAACCCCTTTGGGGACGGTGAGGCTATCGGGGATGACCAGTACCGGACACTGGGCTGCCGCCAGCATGTCTTTAACAAAGCTCGTAGGATTGGTGTCAAAGAGAAATGGGAAGGAGGTGTCTTTACTTACCAGCAGCAGGTCGGCGAAACGGCTTTCAAGGATGGTCTCTTCTGCCGCTGATCCGGAATCGTTCCGTATGGTACAGGTGATATTCCGTTCCCTGCAGATGTTGGTCAGTGTGGCGGTATTTTCCCTGATGATCTTTTTCTTTTCTTCAGCAGCCTTTATCACAATTTCATAGGTATGGGCAGGCACACCTTCTGCGAAGTCCGGCGCCATCAGCTGGTTGAGGCTATTGATATCTTCCAGCATGATGATCGTTAGTTTGCTTCTGAACATGCCGGATACATATTCAATGGCATCCAGCTGTTCTTCTTTAAAGTTTACAGCATCAATAACAGCTAATATCTTTTTCATAACATATAGATTTTGTATACTTATATATCACAAAGCTATTGTCCTGCCGGCTCAATCCCAATGATAGCGGCAGGAAGAAAGGTAGTTGTTGTTATCTGTTCGTATGACGTTGATCATGCCCATTTTATAAAGGGCATGTCAGTATGGTAGAGAAGAAAGTGATTCTTTGCATAGAGCCGGAAGGTATAATTATACTCTCCGCTGAGCCGGAGCGGAATGTCGGCAGCGAGCGTCAGTTCCTGTCCATGCTGGCAGCAGGCCAGTAATTCCTGTTTGAAGAAACGCGCCTGGCTGCCATGTTTAGGCGTAAAGAGTACTTCTGCTCCGATGTCATCTACAGTAAGCGATCCTATGTCAGCCACGACGGAAACGGGCATTTTGCCGCCTGCTGTTGCGGTGAATGGTACGCTTTTATCCTGGCCTACATTGACGATGTGGACGTTGTCCCAGCAGTCGCGGACCTTTTCCTTCCATACGGCGAGCGACCTGGCACACGCGTAGTTATTGTTCCTCATGATCAGTCCGCGTTCTGCCAGTTTTTTGTAATACTGGCCGTACTGCTCCATCATACGGTTCATGCACAGCGCCTGACCCGAAAGCGCGATACCATTTTTTATTTTCTGTACCCACTCAGATGGGATACCTTTTTCATTGCGCCTGAAAAATAGCGGAATGATCTCATGATACAGCATACTATATACCTGTGCAGCATCTATCTCGTTCTGCTTTTCTTCTTCTTTGTAGAGGTATTCATATGTCAATGCCCAGCCGGATGCTGCATCATAATGTTCTGCCCACCATCCATCAGGTGTACTGAACTGGAGTACGCCGTTCATCAGTGCTTTCATGCCACTGGTGCCACATGCTTCCCTGTTCCTCACGGGCAGATTTAACCAGAGATCTGTGCCCTGCACAAGTAGCCGCGAGATGTCGAGGTCATAGTCTTCCAGGAAAAGGATATGCGGATTTTCTGTATGGTTGATCACCTGTTGCAGCATGTTCAGACCGGCTGCATCATCCGGGTGTGCTTTACCAGAAAAAAGGAACACAACCGGCCGTTGGTCATCGAGTATTTTTTTAAGTTGTTCCCAGTGGTGAAATAGTAATGTAGACCTTTTATACGGTGTAAACCTGCGCGCAAATCCGATAAACATCGTATCAGGCTGAAGCAGTGCCATAACACCCGCTACTTTTTCAGGGGAGGAATGGTGTTGTGCCAGTTGTTTCATTAGCAGCTGTCTGATGGCTGCAATATTCCTCTTCTTTATCTGTTGCCTGACAGACCAGACCTTTTCTTCTGGGATGTGCTGGATATGTTCCCAGTCACCTTTGCCCGTCGTCATATCAATACCGCATCCGGCAAGAATAGTTTTCCATTCCGGTGCTAACCAGGAGGGAAGATGTATACCGTTAGTGACATAACTGACAGGCAGTTCTGCCGTTTGGTAGTCAGGCCATACTGACTGGAGTAATTTACCGGAAACGTCGCGGTGTTTACGGCTGACGGCATTGATCTCCTGTGCTGTTCTGGCCGCGAGATAAAACATGGAAAAGTCTTCCTGTGGCTGTCGTGTATCTTTGCTGCCAAGCGCCATGAACTCCTGCCAGCTGATATAACAGGAAGCTGTCAGACTGGAAAAGTAGGGGCGTAGCATCGTTTCGGGAAAGGAATCCATTGCTGCCGGAACAGATGTATGTGTGGTGAACAGCTGTGATGCTTTCACCACTTCATAGGCACTTTCCAGTGAGAGCTGGTGCTGTAGTATGAGTTGTGCTATACGTTCTATGGCCATGAATCCGGCATGGCCTTCGTTACAATGGTAGACATCAGTGGTCACACCTAAAGCGGTCAGCAGCCTGATACCACCCATTCCAAGAATGATCTCCTGTTGTAACCGGAGTTCTTTATCTGACGGATAGAGCCTTGAGGTGATCTGCCTGTCGGCGGCTGTATTTTTTGATACATCTGTATCGATCAGGTACAGGGGTACTTTTCCAATCTGCATTTTCCATACCTGCGCGTAGACTGTTCGCCCGGGAAAACTGAAGTGCAGGAACAGCTGATCGCCTTTCGCATCTCTCACCTGTTCAAACGGGAGATGGGAGGGATCGAGGTGTTCCGGGGAGGCGATCTGTTTTCCGTCATCGGAAAATTGCTGCCGGAAGTACCCATGGCGATAGAACAGCCCGATACCGATACATCGTACGCCCATGTCACTGGCGGTCTTGAGGAAATCTCCCGCCAGTACGCCCAGCCCGCCCGAATAGATCCTGCAGGCTGCATGGATGGCGTACTCCATGCAGAAATAGGCGACATTGGGGCCGTCCTGTTGTGGCGTATGCATATACAGATCGAAGGCCTTTTCCTGTTGCCGCATATCGTTCAGGAAATCATGGTTCCGGGTCAGTGCATCCAGTTGCTCATAGCTCAGGTTGTGTAGCATCCGGAGGGGATCTTCCCGGCATTGTTCCCACAGCATTGGATCAATTTGCTGAAACAGTGCACCGGCGTCGGAATGCCAGCTCCACCAGAGGTTTTTACTGAGTCTTAACAACGGTGCAAGCGCTGATGGAAAGGACGCTGAGATATTGATTTCATGCCATGTGGCGCTGGCGTTGTTATTCGTCTGTATTTGCAGAGGGGTGGCCTGTGGCTTGTCATGGTACAGTCCTTCCCGCTTCCTGCTTTTATGCAGGGCAAAGTTGTAGGCTTCCAGGTATTTTTCCAGCAATGTTTCCCAGCGGAAATGAGCGGCGATCATGCCGGCATTTTCACGCAGGTCGTTGACCATAGCCGGTGATCGTTGCAGGAATGACATGATATGCGCTGAAATATTCAATGCTGTATCGTGCACATTACTGCGGTCCAGGATAGTGATCGCCATCCTGGTTTCGGCAGGCAGTTCGCTGGCGGCCTGTCCGAATCCGGAAAGGGAAGTGGTCAGTGCAGGAACGTGAAAGGCGAGTGATTCGAGGGGGGGGTAGCCCCATGGCTCATAGCAGGAAGGGAATATGGCAAGGTCAAAACCGGGCAGCAATTCGTAGTAGCTGAGATTGAAAATACCGTCGTTACCGTTCAGGTAAACGGGCGCATAGATCACTTTTACCCGGTCATCTGGTGTATTGTTCAGTTGTTTTTCCTGCAGGCTCCTGAAGATAGCATCTTTATCAGGTGCATAGAGGTAATGGGTCAGGAGGTGATCTCCGAAACCTGGTACAGCATGTTCGTTGATATGCCCGGTATTGGCAGCAGGGATGAAGATAAAGGCGATCACCGTCCGCGGCAGTGTCTGCGTTTTTAACGCTGCCAGTGCCTCAATGAAGACATCTATTCCCTTATTATGGAATTCATATCGTCCGCTTTTTAAGACCAGCAGACAGTCATCCGGCAATGTTTGCTGCATGACACGACCAGCGGCCGTTAGGAGCGTGCGCCGCGCTGTGTGCCGTTGTTGTTCCAGGTTGGTAGCCAGTGCCAGGTCAAATCCATTGGGTGTTATAAAGTCCGGATATCTTCCCAGAAAGGATTTGCACTCTCTGGCGGTGGTTTCGCTGACGCAGGTAAAACAGTCAGCGATGGATGCGGCTGACTGTTCCAGGGAATGTTTGGAGGTCACATTATAGCTGGCAGCTACGGAAGCGGGGCTACCGTGGCCAGATAGCGGCTGTCCGGCACCTGACAGTGTTCTTCCCAGTACCGTGGCGTGTGTCGTAAATATGGTCGCTATCTGCGGTGCATGCTCTTCCAGGTAGAGGATGCCTGTGCCGGTCATCCATTCATGGAACTGGGCGACGATATGCTCACTGGCATTTATATGTGGCTGGTACAGGCTTTCGATGATCTGCCCTGCGGCATAGCCGAAAAGGGCCGGGTCAATGTAGTCCCACTGGCCAGACAGGGAATCCAGGCGATAGGTATTCCAGAGGTGTGCCAGTATATCGTCTTTACTGGGATATAAACTGGTAAAATCAACGAGGATGACCAGCGGTGTTCCGGGAATATTCCAGCGGCCTGTTTTGATCCTCCAGCCTTCGGCGGCCATCTTGTCCCGCCATACCGGAAAGAGGGATCTGTCTTCTGTAAAAGAAGCCGCCTGTCCATTCCCGTTCAGTAGGTCCGGACCGATAAGTATATAACGATCCTTCAGGTTTTCCTGGAGGATGCCGGCTTTTGTGCTCACAACGGTATGGATGCCTCCGACCTTGTTACATACTTCCCAGCTTATTTCGAACAGGTGATCCGGGGTCAGGTATTCGTTTCCGGCTGTGTCCATGTCAGTGATGTTTCATGTTGGTGATGAATAGTAATATTGACGGATGGTTTGTATTTAAACCCGGAAATTAATTCGCCCATTCTCAGCAGTTCCGCGACACTCCATGCCTGGGCAACTGCTCCACGGGCGGTATGAGGAAAGTCGCCGTCAAATATTTCCGCGATGGTGTTCAGGCAATACTCATCGAGCGCATAGGTAAATCCGTCATAGATCTTCTCAAGGAATGGCAAGGCCACTGGTCCGTCTGTCTTGAGCAGGGCTTCTGTAAAGTGCCCCAGTAACCATGGCCAGACGGTACCCTGATGGTAAGCCCTGTCCCTGGATACCTGATCTCCTGTATAGGAAGCGATATAGGATGGGTCGGACGGCGCCAGTGTTCTCAATCCTCTGGTAGTGAGAAGGTCCATCCTGATCCTGTTTATAACATCGCGTCGTTGTGATGGTGACAGCGGGGAGAAAGGCAGTGATACTGCGAACAACTGGTTGGGTCTTACGGACCAGTCCTTGTTGTCAGCAAATACACAGTCGGCGAGATATCTTTTTTCGTTGCTCCAGAATGCATTGGCGAAGGATTGGGCAATTTCCTCCGGATATGATTCCCAGGTATCTGTGAAGGAAGCGTCCTTTGCATAGAAGGCCACTTTCAGGCAGAAACACACCGCATTGTACCATAATGCGTTAATTTCGACTGCCTTGCCGTTACGTGGTGTGACGGGCGATCCGTGCACGATGGCGTCCATCCAGGTAAGTGCAGTATTCGTTGTGCCGGCTATGATCAGCCTATCAGCATCCATGTGTATGTTATAAAGGGTGCCGTCTCTGTAGGCCGACAGCATGTCCGTCAGGATCTGCCCGTATTCATGCCAGATCTCTTTCCAGGAATGTGTCCTTTCTGCATATTGCTGCAGGGCCCATATTAACCACAGCGATGCGTCTGCCGTATTGTACAGGGCATTGTCACAATAGCCATTGTTGGGTAGGAGCCCTTTTCTGATCTGCGTAGTATAGCTGTTCATTATTTCTTTGAACAGGTGCGTCTTTCCGGTGGCCAGGGTTAGTCCGGGCAGTGAGATGCAGGCGTCTCGTCCCCAGCTGTTAAACCAGTAGTATCCAGCTTTGACCTTACCGTTGGCGATGAATTGTTCCGCAGCCTGCAGCAGATGTTCTTTTAATGTATATGGCCTGGCCACTGTGTTGTGTAACTGGCTGAAACGCTTACGGATGACGGACATAGACTGGACCTGAAAGCCGGCAGAGAAGACCACTGTCTTTCCGGGGGAGAGCGTCATATCAAAAAAGCCGGGTGAGTAAAGGTCTTCGCGGAATTCATATCCACGGTCCTGTTCGCGGGGATATTCAATATTAAAATACCAGTATCCCTCCGGCTGAAACTTTCCGTCCGTGGTTTGCATAAAGAGTTTACTATAGCCCTCATATAGCTTCATGCCGATGCCTTTGGAGACGCGGTTAACCTGTATGTCGGCTACTGTATTGGCGTGCGTAAGACAGTGCATATTCCTGAAAGCCAGCATGGGTCTTAACTGCAATCTTAGTGGTGTTGTTCCGGCAAGGTGTGTATAGCGGATCATCAATGCGCCGTTTTTGTCCATCAGCAGTTCCTTCAGGATAGTATTATCCTGAATCTGGTACCACCATTGAGGAAGAGGGTTTGCGGCAAATGCGACCAGGTTAGGTTGCGCCTGCGGGGTTGCACCTGCATAGTAATGAAAGTATAATGGGTGTGTGTTGTTTTCGTATATGATGGTTTCATCCAGTGAAGATAGCAGTACATAGTTATCTCCGTCCGCGAAAGCCTGCGGCGCTACCATCAGTCCATGATATTTCCTGGTGTTGCATCCGGAAATGGTACTCGCAGCCCATGCGCCTGAAGGAGCAGCAACCAGGTATTCCCTGGTTGCTGAGAAGTTCAGGTCCTGCATGAGTGGCGCATGAAAGCAATCGTAAATCATACAAACAGGAATTAAGGTGCAATGACAAGTTCGTCTTTTACGTCAGTCACACCGGGTGTAGACCATACCGCATTCTCTACTTCGCGTCGTTCTCCCCAGGAGCGTACCTTTCCTCTCAGCGTTACACGATGACCTTCCGTAATGATGTTAATAGAGGAGGCTTCCACTTCCGCACTCCGTTCCAGCGCCTTTTTAATGGTTTCTTTCACAACATTTTGAGCCGGTGCTGGTTTGAGGCGTATCAGGTTGGTAATACCTTTGACTCCCAGCAGGTCTTTTGTGAGATTTTCAGCGGCCTGTTTCTGATACTGCCATTCCAGTTCACCTTCCAGTGTAATCCATGCATCTTCTACCTTGATGGTCACCCTGTCTTTGGGGACAACAGTGCTCCAGGATAACGCATTGAGGGCTGCATGTGCAATGTCAAGATCAGTTTTTCCTTCGCCATTAAAAAAATGGATATCTATTTCCATTGCTACTGCTTTCACGTCTTTGACACGTTTGGCGGCTTTTTCAGCGGCGAGTTTTTTGGTATAGCTATTGACAGTACCGCTGAGCGTTACGACACCGTCATTGACAGACACGCCGATCTCCGATGATTCCAGGGTTGGATCCCAGAACAGTTCGTCCTGTACATCCTGCTGTAGTTGCAGATCTGTTTTCATAAAATGAACATTTATGAGGTGAACAATCATTTATGCTTTACAAATTACTTTGCTGTCATCAGCAGATCAATGACCGTAGTTCCTTTCTGTGGTGATTTACATCCATGGCCGGCTATAACGCTGATCATTGATTTACTACGTCATTTCGGAGACCTTCATATACTAAAATAACTGTTATGAAACCGACCTTCACACTTAGGGCAGGTAGTATCAGTATCGGCATACACTGGACGTTGCTCACGCTGATCGGGTGGATATTGATCATTGACGGGTTATCAGGCAAGACCCCGATGCATACCTTATGGACGTTGCTGGCACTGGCCGGTATTTTTGTATCCGTTATACTACATGAACTTGGACATATGCTGATGGCCAGGTATTTTGGAATTCCGGTCACAGATATTGTACTGCTACCAATCGGTGGGGCCATAAAACTTAAAAGGCAACCTGTTAATCCCCGTCAGGAGATCCTGATCAGTCTGAGCGGACCGGTGGTAAGTCTGCTGATTGGACTGATCATGATACCGTTCCTTCCTGACGCACGTCCTATCTGGAAGGCAATACCGCTGTTTATGCGGTCAGGAGGTGTAAATTTTCTGTTCCTGATGCACGCCGTCAATCTGTTGATCGCCCTGATAAATATGATCCCTGCTTTTCCTATGGATGGGGGGCGTATACTCAGGGGAATACTCGAAATATTTACGGCACCAATGAAAGCTACCAGTATCGCTATATGGGTAGGACGTATTGTCGCTCTGCTGTTCATTGTTTCTGGGATGCTGAATATGAATGTCCTGCTGATAGCGACAGGAATATTTTTGTTGTTGCAGGGAACTTTTGAAAAACGTGATGCCCTTATCCGGGCGGGTTTATCCGGGATCGCATTACGGGATATGCTTGTGCATGACTATCGTGTTATCCCGGCGGGCATGTCGCTGAGAGAGGCGCTTGTGCCGTTAACAGATTACCGTCAGCCGTATTTCGTCATCGTTGATGGAAGCAGACCGGTAGGCGTGATCAGTCGTGTAACAATGCTGAATCATATTGACAGGCGTAATATTGACCGGGCTGTTATTGACCTGCTGGAAGAAAGTCATCCGGCACTCGATATCAGTTTATCTGCGGTGGCTGCCTGGGATGAACTGCCGGCAGAAACAGACCTGATTGTTCCGGTCACCTCAAACGGTGAGCTTACAGGTGTGATAAGCCGCGATGCGGTGCTGGAATATCTGATGCTGCATGAGCAGGGCGCTGCCCTGGAAGAAGTATATGGCTAGTAGTCGTGTTGTATGATAATCGCGTATAATTTTTCGAGCAATAGCACAAGCAATGTTTTCAATAAAGGGAACGCGATCGCTGCGATCAGTGTTGCGATAATATAGGAGAACAGCATGATGCTCATCGGTATGTGTCGCTGTTCAGACAGGCGTAATTTGCCCGGAGTAAGTTCGTAATACATAACATGGCAATTTATTGGTATTGAATGTAAACCGGGCTCGGATACAAGGCAATTACTTCCGCTGGCTCCATGATCCGTTTACCGGTTTGGGGATCGACTTTATAGAATAGTTTGAATCCGGTGAACTGTACAGGTTCTCTTGACACAAATCCTTTATAACTGTCTATTTTTTTAGCAGGAGACCCGAAACCATCCATATTGATCACTACCTGCACTTCGGGTACTACCCTGATATTTTTGTAGTTGGTCAGCATTGCCTGTGTGAACCGGTGAACAACCAGTACTTTTGGCGGCAGGTGATATCTTTTGACAATGCCAGCCAGAAATGATATGGCATAATTGATCTCTGCGGCGTCAAAAGTGCCGATAGTAGTACAGGGCACTGCTTTATTTTTCATGGAGTATTCAGGATCTATGCCCAGGTGTACCCCTGGCATTCTCAGGTAAGGCTCGAGTGGCGGCAGTTCTTCCTGTAAGGTACTGAGGCCCACCTGCACGTCAAAGAATAGAAGCAGGTGGTTGTCCGCCGCCATACTAACCGCTTTGTCGAGCTGTGTTACCGGCATCCGCAGCCGGTATTTTCCTGACGTACCAGGTTGACTTTGCGCCGTTACGGCAATGTAATGCAGCGCAGGTAGAACCGGCAGTACCGTATCTGCGCTTTGCCATCTTGCAGCTTCCGCCTTCAGCCTGGTCAGCATTTCCTGTTCCGGTATGCCAAGCACCCCCATAGCCGGCGTATAAAAGTTGCCGTAGTAAGCCAGTATCCTGTTATAGGGAAGGATCGCCCGTGGCAGCGGTTCCTCCTTGTCTACAGGCCATTTGTCGGAAGGTTTGTTATGTACGAGATGCAGCAGCCTTTGCTGATAGACAGTGCTGTCTGCGGTAATACCAATGGGAGTTACCGTATCCGGGTTAATATAATCAGTATAGGATATACCTGCATCGTTCGCATTGCAGGATTGTAGTAGACTCCATAGACATGCACCTGCGGCTGCTTTGTTTAAAACCTGCATCATACACATTTTTATCTGAAATTAACAGATACCTGACAGCTTTCAGATGATATGACGATACTGGCGGGATGATCATTGTCAGGTAAAGGTGGTAGAAAATTACTGGTCATTGTGATCACCATCATTGATGAAGTCCTGGCTTGGATGTTATTTTGAATATCCACAACCAGCTTACCACATGAAACACATCTGTCTATATTTCCAGTTACATCAGCCATTCAGGCTCAGAAAATACTCTTTTTTCAGCATAGGCGGTGACGATCTGTATTTTGATGATGTGCAGAACAGAGAGATCATTCAGCGCGTGGCACGGAACTGCTACCTGCCATTCAATCAGCTGCTCCTGCAACTGATTATCAGTACCGGGTATCAGTTTCGGGTTAGTTTTTCGCTCAGTGGTACTGTTATCAGTCAGCTACAAGTCTATGCACCGGAGGTGCTGGCAAGTTTCAGGGCCCTGGTGGATACGGGCTGTGTAGAGTTGCTGGGAGAAACGTCCGCGCATTCGCTGGCAGGTATTATCAGCGAGAGGGAGTTCCGCAGACAGGTGACAGCGCACAAGCACCTTGTCCGTCAATTATTTGGACAGATGCCGCAAACTTTCCGCAATACGGAACTTATATATGCAGATCAGCTGGCGCCGGTGGTACATGACCTTGGCTTTGATACGATCCTTGCAGAGGGTACATCCGGTATACTGGAGTGGCGGAGTCCCGATTATATGTATGCTGCTGAGAGCTGTCCGGCTGTAAGGTTGTTACTGAAGAACGGGCGGCTAAGTGACGATATTGCATTCCGTTTTTCCGACAGCTCCTGGAGCGGATGGCCGCTTACAGCAGCTACTTATCTGTCCTGGCTGAATGCTATTTCCGGAGATGCGCCGATCATCAATCTGTTTATGGATTATGAAAGTTTTGGGGAACATATCCCGCAGTCATCCGGCATTTCCGGGTTTATGGAAGCGTTTATATCTGGTGCAATATCAGCCGGTTATACCTTTGTTACACCACAGGAAGCGGGCGCTCTGCTGCCGGTCAGTTCCACACTTTCTTTTCCTGCCTATACGTCCTGGGCCGATACCGAAAAGGACCTGAGTGCGTGGCTTGGAAATGATATGCAACGGGAAGCCTTTC
The DNA window shown above is from Chitinophaga agri and carries:
- a CDS encoding amylo-alpha-1,6-glucosidase, which encodes MIYDCFHAPLMQDLNFSATREYLVAAPSGAWAASTISGCNTRKYHGLMVAPQAFADGDNYVLLSSLDETIIYENNTHPLYFHYYAGATPQAQPNLVAFAANPLPQWWYQIQDNTILKELLMDKNGALMIRYTHLAGTTPLRLQLRPMLAFRNMHCLTHANTVADIQVNRVSKGIGMKLYEGYSKLFMQTTDGKFQPEGYWYFNIEYPREQDRGYEFREDLYSPGFFDMTLSPGKTVVFSAGFQVQSMSVIRKRFSQLHNTVARPYTLKEHLLQAAEQFIANGKVKAGYYWFNSWGRDACISLPGLTLATGKTHLFKEIMNSYTTQIRKGLLPNNGYCDNALYNTADASLWLIWALQQYAERTHSWKEIWHEYGQILTDMLSAYRDGTLYNIHMDADRLIIAGTTNTALTWMDAIVHGSPVTPRNGKAVEINALWYNAVCFCLKVAFYAKDASFTDTWESYPEEIAQSFANAFWSNEKRYLADCVFADNKDWSVRPNQLFAVSLPFSPLSPSQRRDVINRIRMDLLTTRGLRTLAPSDPSYIASYTGDQVSRDRAYHQGTVWPWLLGHFTEALLKTDGPVALPFLEKIYDGFTYALDEYCLNTIAEIFDGDFPHTARGAVAQAWSVAELLRMGELISGFKYKPSVNITIHHQHETSLTWTQPETNT
- a CDS encoding BON domain-containing protein, producing MKTDLQLQQDVQDELFWDPTLESSEIGVSVNDGVVTLSGTVNSYTKKLAAEKAAKRVKDVKAVAMEIDIHFFNGEGKTDLDIAHAALNALSWSTVVPKDRVTIKVEDAWITLEGELEWQYQKQAAENLTKDLLGVKGITNLIRLKPAPAQNVVKETIKKALERSAEVEASSINIITEGHRVTLRGKVRSWGERREVENAVWSTPGVTDVKDELVIAP
- a CDS encoding site-2 protease family protein, which encodes MKPTFTLRAGSISIGIHWTLLTLIGWILIIDGLSGKTPMHTLWTLLALAGIFVSVILHELGHMLMARYFGIPVTDIVLLPIGGAIKLKRQPVNPRQEILISLSGPVVSLLIGLIMIPFLPDARPIWKAIPLFMRSGGVNFLFLMHAVNLLIALINMIPAFPMDGGRILRGILEIFTAPMKATSIAIWVGRIVALLFIVSGMLNMNVLLIATGIFLLLQGTFEKRDALIRAGLSGIALRDMLVHDYRVIPAGMSLREALVPLTDYRQPYFVIVDGSRPVGVISRVTMLNHIDRRNIDRAVIDLLEESHPALDISLSAVAAWDELPAETDLIVPVTSNGELTGVISRDAVLEYLMLHEQGAALEEVYG
- a CDS encoding glycoside hydrolase family 57 protein; this translates as MKHICLYFQLHQPFRLRKYSFFSIGGDDLYFDDVQNREIIQRVARNCYLPFNQLLLQLIISTGYQFRVSFSLSGTVISQLQVYAPEVLASFRALVDTGCVELLGETSAHSLAGIISEREFRRQVTAHKHLVRQLFGQMPQTFRNTELIYADQLAPVVHDLGFDTILAEGTSGILEWRSPDYMYAAESCPAVRLLLKNGRLSDDIAFRFSDSSWSGWPLTAATYLSWLNAISGDAPIINLFMDYESFGEHIPQSSGISGFMEAFISGAISAGYTFVTPQEAGALLPVSSTLSFPAYTSWADTEKDLSAWLGNDMQREAFHALYQLEDQVMKYGHQQDILTCWNRLQSSDHFYYMSTKGMSDGDVHNYFSPYASPFNAFINYMNVLTDFSIRVRKKTAAGPSYVRPYV